The proteins below come from a single Kitasatospora sp. NBC_00315 genomic window:
- a CDS encoding NADP-dependent oxidoreductase, translating into MTEKMTAVAFAEPGGPEVLKVVERERPVPGPTEILVRVHAAGVNPLDWRTRAAGALLVPGDGIVGWDVSGVVEAVGLGVTLHRPGDEVYGMPGFPRMVGGYAQYVAAPARHFAPKPAGLDHVQAAALPLAALTAWQALMDMAALREGQRVLVHAAAGGVGHLAVQVAKAHGAYVIGTAGAGKHAFVRGLGADEVIDHTAVDFASVVSDVDVVIDSIAGDYQERSLSVLRDGGTLITLPVRETEALAAAAALRSIRSGFMLVEPDRRALLAITELVETGRLKVHVEAVFPLADAAKAHERGETGRTTGKLVLRVD; encoded by the coding sequence ATGACGGAGAAGATGACGGCGGTGGCCTTCGCGGAGCCGGGCGGGCCGGAGGTGCTGAAGGTCGTGGAACGGGAGCGGCCGGTACCCGGTCCCACGGAGATCCTGGTCCGGGTGCACGCGGCCGGCGTCAACCCGTTGGACTGGAGGACCCGGGCGGCCGGTGCCCTGCTCGTCCCCGGCGACGGCATCGTGGGGTGGGACGTCTCGGGCGTGGTGGAGGCCGTCGGCCTCGGCGTGACGCTCCACCGCCCGGGTGACGAGGTGTACGGCATGCCGGGCTTTCCGAGGATGGTCGGCGGCTACGCGCAGTACGTGGCCGCTCCGGCACGCCACTTCGCCCCCAAGCCGGCCGGACTCGACCACGTGCAGGCGGCGGCCCTGCCGCTCGCCGCGCTCACGGCCTGGCAGGCCCTGATGGACATGGCTGCGCTGCGGGAGGGGCAGCGGGTCCTGGTGCACGCCGCGGCGGGTGGCGTCGGGCACCTGGCGGTGCAGGTCGCCAAGGCTCACGGCGCGTACGTCATCGGCACGGCCGGCGCGGGCAAGCACGCGTTCGTGCGGGGGCTGGGTGCGGACGAGGTGATCGACCACACGGCGGTCGACTTCGCCTCGGTGGTCTCCGACGTGGATGTGGTGATCGACTCGATCGCCGGGGACTACCAGGAGCGCTCGCTGTCGGTGCTGAGGGACGGCGGCACGTTGATCACCCTCCCGGTTCGCGAGACCGAGGCGCTCGCCGCCGCTGCGGCTCTGCGCTCCATCCGCTCGGGCTTCATGCTGGTCGAGCCCGACCGGCGAGCGCTGTTGGCCATCACGGAGCTGGTCGAGACCGGAAGGCTGAAGGTGCACGTCGAGGCCGTCTTCCCGCTGGCGGACGCCGCCAAGGCCCACGAGCGCGGGGAAACCGGAAGGACCACCGGCAAGTTGGTGCTCAGAGTCGACTGA
- a CDS encoding FAD-binding oxidoreductase — protein sequence MHDYSRRDLLKATAAVGAGAVAIPGISAAGAPRASAASKQSGGTKSAPAELTGRIVHPDDPGYAKASLGWDELFVHYPLVIVYAQNTQDVVNALTWARQNDVALRVRAGGHSLEGWSNVDNGIVIDVSELKSAEIDSDSRIATVGAGLNQLEAVTALAKKDLAVTTGTEGSVGLAGATLGGGFGFLTRYLGMACDSLVGAEVVVASDDDCAKVIQADLRNNSDLLWALRGAGNGNFGIVTSLTYKASPLKSVAYVTATWQGLGDLHGVFDAWQHTAPVADNRLGTQVEIHRSQILLFAVLAEGTEAEARELLAPILSVGTPAVTGQVGNWGDVYSGFQVPTAVEPANWKFFSQFTMEPFPDEAIRVIDSFMRNAPTDDSNFFTQAFGGAVRTSPRGGTSFPHRDALFYSEPGAGWGTRGQSGSGDAITPIAQAWIAEFSQAMRPYVNGAYVNVPNIGMADWETAYWGSNFDRLRKIKAKYDPQNVFQYQQSIPPAFC from the coding sequence ATGCACGATTATTCCCGTCGTGACCTGCTCAAAGCGACGGCGGCCGTCGGCGCCGGCGCGGTCGCCATCCCGGGGATTTCGGCCGCCGGTGCCCCGCGCGCGAGCGCCGCGAGCAAGCAGTCCGGTGGCACGAAGTCCGCACCTGCCGAGCTGACCGGCCGCATCGTCCACCCTGACGACCCCGGGTACGCGAAGGCGAGCCTCGGCTGGGACGAACTCTTCGTCCACTATCCGCTGGTCATCGTCTACGCCCAGAACACCCAGGACGTGGTCAACGCCCTCACCTGGGCTCGGCAGAACGACGTCGCGCTGCGGGTGCGGGCCGGCGGCCACAGCCTTGAGGGCTGGTCGAACGTGGACAACGGCATCGTGATCGACGTCAGCGAGTTGAAGTCGGCCGAGATCGACTCCGACTCCCGCATCGCGACGGTCGGCGCCGGGCTCAACCAGTTGGAGGCGGTGACCGCGCTCGCGAAGAAGGACCTCGCGGTGACCACCGGAACGGAAGGCAGCGTAGGCCTGGCCGGTGCGACGCTCGGCGGCGGTTTCGGCTTCCTCACCCGCTACCTCGGCATGGCCTGCGACAGCCTGGTGGGGGCCGAGGTCGTCGTCGCGTCGGACGACGACTGCGCCAAGGTGATCCAGGCTGATCTGCGGAACAACTCGGACCTGCTCTGGGCGCTCCGTGGGGCGGGGAACGGCAACTTCGGGATCGTCACGTCACTCACCTACAAGGCGTCTCCGCTGAAGAGCGTCGCTTATGTGACGGCGACGTGGCAGGGCCTCGGCGACCTGCACGGGGTCTTCGACGCATGGCAGCACACGGCGCCGGTCGCCGACAACCGGCTCGGAACCCAGGTGGAGATCCACCGGAGCCAGATCCTGCTGTTCGCCGTACTCGCGGAGGGCACCGAGGCAGAGGCGAGGGAACTGCTGGCCCCGATCCTGTCGGTCGGCACTCCTGCTGTCACGGGGCAGGTCGGCAACTGGGGCGACGTGTATTCGGGATTCCAGGTTCCGACCGCGGTCGAGCCCGCGAACTGGAAGTTCTTCTCGCAGTTCACCATGGAGCCGTTCCCGGACGAGGCGATCCGCGTGATCGACTCGTTCATGCGGAACGCCCCCACGGATGACAGCAACTTCTTCACCCAGGCCTTCGGCGGCGCGGTCAGGACGAGCCCCCGCGGCGGCACGTCTTTCCCGCACCGCGACGCGCTCTTCTACTCCGAGCCCGGCGCAGGCTGGGGAACTCGTGGACAGTCCGGAAGCGGCGACGCGATCACCCCGATTGCCCAGGCCTGGATCGCCGAGTTCAGCCAGGCCATGCGGCCCTACGTGAACGGTGCCTACGTCAACGTGCCGAACATCGGAATGGCGGATTGGGAAACCGCCTACTGGGGTTCCAACTTCGACCGGCTGCGCAAGATCAAGGCGAAGTACGACCCCCAGAACGTCTTCCAGTACCAACAGAGCATCCCGCCCGCGTTCTGCTGA
- a CDS encoding PIN domain-containing protein: MTRKHGSEARPVRVFVLDCEALSLAVRGDRMMIARLELAARGEADVVTSPMTLVEAYDSRTTEQRWDWVLSRVSVADLGKDEARQARRLLAATNLHGHKYAIDAMLAVVAMRQKGQVTVFTSDVDDLEKLLPDTIVVSKV; encoded by the coding sequence GTGACGAGGAAGCACGGCAGCGAGGCCAGGCCGGTGCGTGTCTTCGTGCTCGACTGCGAAGCCCTCTCCCTCGCCGTTCGCGGTGACCGGATGATGATCGCCCGCCTCGAACTCGCGGCACGTGGCGAGGCCGACGTGGTCACCTCTCCCATGACTCTCGTCGAGGCATACGACAGCAGGACCACCGAGCAGCGGTGGGACTGGGTCCTCTCTCGCGTCAGCGTGGCCGACCTGGGCAAGGACGAGGCCAGGCAAGCCCGCAGACTGCTGGCCGCAACGAACCTGCACGGTCACAAGTACGCCATCGACGCGATGCTCGCCGTTGTCGCCATGCGCCAGAAAGGACAGGTCACCGTCTTCACCTCCGACGTCGACGACCTGGAGAAACTGCTCCCGGACACCATCGTCGTCAGCAAGGTCTGA
- a CDS encoding RNA polymerase sigma factor, with product MLEEVELAGLVASVRAGDPASLEHLLVKLRPLVMRRCSRFLPHHADAEEAAQDALLSISTHLHEYSGRGSFLGWVTVIASNSARSTYRSMCRRAEDSHAVLPEHTDPRTTSVIAGTRLDLMEALSALEKQHPALVESFVLRDLGDLTYVQVAEILDAPLGTVKDRIHQARRFMRDRLVGGL from the coding sequence GTGCTCGAAGAGGTCGAGCTGGCAGGGCTCGTGGCTTCCGTCCGGGCAGGTGACCCGGCGTCCTTGGAGCATCTCCTGGTCAAGCTGCGGCCCCTGGTCATGCGGCGCTGCTCCAGGTTCCTGCCGCATCACGCCGACGCCGAAGAGGCCGCTCAGGACGCCCTGCTGTCCATCAGCACACATCTGCACGAGTACAGCGGACGAGGCTCGTTCCTGGGGTGGGTGACGGTGATCGCCTCGAACTCCGCCAGGTCCACGTACCGTTCGATGTGCCGACGCGCGGAGGACAGCCATGCGGTCCTTCCCGAGCACACGGACCCGCGAACGACCAGTGTGATCGCCGGAACCCGCCTTGACCTGATGGAGGCGCTGTCCGCGCTGGAGAAGCAGCATCCGGCTCTGGTCGAATCCTTCGTGCTTCGCGATCTCGGAGACCTGACGTATGTCCAGGTGGCTGAGATTCTCGACGCTCCCCTGGGGACCGTCAAGGACCGCATCCATCAGGCCCGCCGCTTCATGCGGGACCGCCTCGTCGGCGGCCTCTGA
- a CDS encoding serine/threonine-protein kinase: MQRLGRYLLTDRLGAGAFATVWKAYDPELDTDVAVKVLADNWASNADVRERFLAEARLLRRISSPRVVRVHDVGVQDDRPYFVMDYVRGGTLAERIGHCLPAEALRLAAEAGYAVHVLHGAGVIHRDVKPSNLLLDSDRTPPAVLVADLGSAKQLADASGLTVTTGTPAYMAPEQVFQTGGFDARADVYALGVVTFELLTGQKPFGSGGHTTHLTGRPSTYALPTIAEALAVPNGVDALLRAATSMAPKDRPPSAKAFADALLSPGGGDRTPTRSSRPTRLVVWSAAGVLFLVTTLLTWLAR, translated from the coding sequence ATGCAGAGGCTAGGCCGTTACCTCCTCACGGACAGGCTCGGGGCCGGCGCCTTCGCCACCGTCTGGAAGGCCTACGATCCCGAGCTGGACACGGACGTCGCGGTCAAGGTGCTGGCCGACAACTGGGCGTCGAACGCCGATGTACGGGAACGGTTCCTGGCGGAGGCGAGGTTGCTCCGCAGGATCTCCAGCCCCCGTGTCGTGCGGGTTCACGACGTCGGAGTCCAGGACGACCGGCCCTACTTCGTCATGGACTACGTGCGGGGCGGCACGCTGGCCGAGAGGATCGGGCACTGCCTGCCCGCGGAGGCGCTCCGGCTGGCGGCCGAGGCCGGATACGCCGTGCACGTGCTTCACGGCGCGGGCGTGATCCACCGGGACGTCAAGCCGTCGAACCTGCTGCTCGACTCCGACCGCACGCCTCCTGCCGTACTCGTGGCGGACCTCGGCAGTGCGAAGCAACTCGCCGACGCGTCGGGTCTGACGGTGACCACGGGTACCCCTGCGTACATGGCGCCCGAACAGGTCTTCCAGACCGGTGGGTTCGACGCTCGGGCCGATGTGTACGCGCTCGGGGTCGTGACCTTCGAACTACTGACCGGGCAGAAGCCGTTCGGCTCGGGAGGGCACACCACCCACCTGACGGGCCGGCCGTCCACGTATGCGCTGCCGACGATCGCCGAGGCCCTGGCGGTGCCGAACGGCGTCGACGCACTCCTTCGCGCTGCGACGTCCATGGCTCCCAAGGACCGACCGCCGTCCGCGAAGGCCTTCGCGGACGCGCTGCTCTCACCGGGAGGAGGCGACCGGACGCCGACCCGGTCCTCGCGACCGACACGCCTGGTGGTCTGGTCCGCGGCGGGCGTGCTGTTCCTGGTGACGACCCTGCTGACCTGGCTGGCCCGCTGA
- a CDS encoding CopG family transcriptional regulator gives MASKKVTVTIPEDLLEEIRAEADERGISAYVTDALRAKRDRDKLRELVHWLEEEHGPVTETERSTAYAELDDLDAEHERRRAARSKRTGEAA, from the coding sequence ATGGCATCGAAGAAAGTGACCGTGACGATCCCGGAGGATCTCCTTGAGGAGATCCGCGCGGAAGCCGACGAACGGGGCATCTCCGCCTACGTCACCGACGCGCTGCGTGCCAAGCGCGACCGGGACAAGCTCCGAGAGCTCGTCCACTGGCTCGAAGAGGAGCACGGACCCGTCACCGAGACTGAGCGCTCAACGGCCTACGCCGAGCTGGACGACCTCGATGCCGAGCACGAACGCCGCCGCGCTGCCCGGAGCAAGCGCACCGGAGAGGCCGCGTGA